The following proteins are co-located in the Paenibacillus sp. JNUCC32 genome:
- a CDS encoding ABC transporter ATP-binding protein has translation MARVEFRNIRKEFVDDNKGTFTAVAGSDFVINDKEFVVFVGPSGCGKTTSLRMIAGLERQTSGDIIIGDRVVNNLHPKDRDIAMVFQDYALYPHMTIRENLSFGLKNLKKPKAYIEQKVSQAASILGLESMIDRKPRELSGGQRQRVAVGRAIVRDPQVFLFDEPLSNLDAKLRVQMRVELSELHKRLEATIVYVTHDQVEAMTLGERIVVMNNGIIQQIASPTELYANPQNMFVAGFIGSPPMNFIDVQKEGNVLRMEGGTFTIPDSMAGALSKYDNRHLILGIRPEHITGEDLPGTTNLNYKYSTKVQVVEHLGSENLVYFRVGNRTVTAKVHPETTGYPGMDKTFIFNFDKVHFFDPETEQRIDW, from the coding sequence ATGGCACGCGTAGAATTCCGAAATATACGAAAAGAATTTGTAGACGACAACAAAGGGACGTTTACCGCTGTAGCGGGGTCGGACTTTGTGATCAATGATAAAGAGTTCGTGGTATTCGTCGGTCCGTCCGGCTGCGGCAAAACCACCTCGCTGCGTATGATTGCGGGGCTTGAACGTCAAACGTCCGGCGACATCATCATCGGGGACCGGGTGGTCAACAATCTGCATCCGAAAGACCGCGACATTGCCATGGTGTTCCAGGATTATGCGCTGTATCCGCATATGACGATCCGCGAGAACCTCTCCTTCGGTTTGAAGAACCTGAAGAAGCCCAAGGCTTACATCGAGCAAAAGGTATCGCAGGCAGCCTCCATTCTCGGCCTGGAGTCGATGATCGACCGGAAGCCGCGCGAGCTGTCCGGCGGACAGCGTCAGCGTGTTGCGGTAGGGCGGGCGATCGTGCGCGACCCGCAGGTATTCCTGTTTGACGAGCCGCTGTCGAACCTGGATGCGAAGCTTCGCGTGCAAATGCGGGTAGAGCTGTCCGAGCTGCACAAGCGCCTGGAAGCTACCATCGTATACGTCACGCATGATCAGGTTGAAGCGATGACGCTCGGTGAGCGGATCGTTGTAATGAATAACGGCATTATCCAGCAGATCGCCTCACCGACCGAGCTGTATGCGAATCCGCAGAATATGTTCGTAGCCGGCTTTATCGGATCCCCGCCGATGAACTTCATCGACGTGCAGAAGGAAGGAAATGTTCTCCGGATGGAAGGCGGGACATTCACCATTCCGGATTCGATGGCCGGTGCCCTAAGCAAATACGACAACAGGCATCTGATTCTGGGGATTCGTCCCGAGCATATCACCGGCGAGGATCTGCCGGGCACGACCAATCTGAATTACAAGTATTCCACGAAGGTCCAGGTCGTTGAACATCTCGGCTCGGAGAATCTGGTGTACTTCCGCGTAGGCAACCGGACCGTGACCGCGAAGGTTCATCCGGAAACGACGGGTTATCCGGGCATGGACAAAACCTTCATTTTCAATTTCGATAAAGTGCATTTCTTCGATCCTGAGACGGAGCAGCGTATCGATTGGTAA
- a CDS encoding ABC transporter substrate-binding protein, whose product MKKKGWLTLLASLMLVFTAACGGSGGAKAPEGGSGTASEGNGEAAPKQDTVVVWTYPVHGKYEDELKEHVADLKEKYPHITVQTEVLSWAEGPKKFDVALNAGNPPDLYFHAVDGAYVDTGLALELTPYITDEIKNDYLPGTLELGQIQGKQYGLPLYQSLWAWGGNKKILEEAGIDWKAIQENGWTWTEFKAAAEKLTKKLPNGNTQYALVTDGTSLDFMEMLTRSNGMPDVLNDKGEFQWNDERILDTMTFVSDLMKAGHLPAETAAITPAKRMDLFYAEEAAIVSKAIPYYDVMLQNRAKDIDSGTVQGAKIDFVLLPVPHNDGAERKTSMFGEGYVAFKQKKDKGEEHAKNTFLIMEGLSGAKAGNSANELVLPFVRKSQAEFYEGKGLGTESTIKAAEIFANFKEIPVTLNLDADASGNQKKFKEQVVKPNIQALFSGEKTPEQIAQDFKDKGKQILGQ is encoded by the coding sequence ATGAAGAAAAAAGGTTGGCTTACATTGTTGGCTTCTTTGATGCTCGTGTTTACCGCGGCTTGCGGCGGTTCCGGCGGAGCGAAGGCACCGGAAGGCGGAAGCGGAACGGCTTCGGAAGGAAACGGCGAAGCTGCGCCAAAGCAGGACACGGTCGTTGTCTGGACTTATCCGGTACATGGTAAATACGAAGATGAATTGAAAGAGCATGTGGCGGATCTGAAGGAGAAATATCCGCATATTACCGTACAAACCGAAGTGCTCTCCTGGGCTGAAGGCCCGAAGAAGTTCGACGTCGCCTTGAATGCCGGCAACCCGCCTGACCTATACTTCCACGCGGTGGATGGAGCTTATGTGGATACGGGCCTGGCACTGGAACTGACCCCTTATATTACGGATGAAATCAAGAACGACTACCTGCCGGGAACGCTTGAGCTGGGTCAAATCCAGGGCAAGCAGTATGGTCTCCCGCTGTACCAATCCCTCTGGGCTTGGGGCGGCAACAAGAAGATTCTCGAAGAAGCAGGCATCGACTGGAAGGCTATTCAAGAGAACGGCTGGACTTGGACCGAGTTCAAGGCTGCTGCCGAGAAGCTGACCAAGAAACTTCCGAACGGCAATACGCAGTATGCGCTGGTGACGGACGGTACTTCCCTGGACTTCATGGAAATGCTGACACGCAGCAACGGCATGCCTGACGTTCTGAACGACAAGGGAGAGTTCCAATGGAATGACGAGCGGATCCTGGATACGATGACGTTCGTGTCCGATCTGATGAAAGCCGGACATCTGCCTGCCGAGACTGCCGCGATTACGCCGGCGAAACGGATGGACCTGTTCTATGCCGAAGAAGCCGCGATCGTGTCCAAGGCGATCCCTTACTATGACGTGATGCTGCAGAACCGCGCGAAGGATATTGACAGCGGTACGGTCCAAGGCGCGAAAATCGACTTCGTCCTGCTGCCGGTTCCGCATAATGACGGGGCTGAGCGCAAGACCTCCATGTTTGGCGAAGGCTACGTAGCGTTCAAACAGAAGAAGGATAAAGGCGAAGAGCATGCAAAGAACACGTTCCTGATCATGGAAGGACTGAGCGGCGCGAAAGCCGGTAATTCCGCGAATGAACTGGTGCTGCCTTTCGTTCGTAAATCCCAAGCGGAGTTTTATGAAGGCAAAGGGCTCGGTACGGAATCTACCATTAAAGCAGCGGAAATTTTCGCGAACTTCAAGGAAATTCCGGTGACTTTGAATCTCGATGCGGATGCTTCGGGCAACCAGAAGAAATTCAAGGAGCAAGTGGTGAAGCCGAACATTCAAGCGCTGTTCTCTGGCGAGAAGACGCCGGAGCAGATCGCACAAGACTTCAAGGACAAAGGCAAACAAATTTTAGGACAGTAA
- a CDS encoding carbohydrate ABC transporter permease, with translation MQTAPAQARPSRPPMKGYIREYGWAYLFILAPVLLFLIFTLYPVASAFLMSFQEYSVMGSEWIGADNYTRMVQDEVFWKSMRNTVIFTIGTVPVNIVITYALSFFIFQMKNKWQTFFKATMYLPAVASGVTISVVWLAIYDPTQAGLLNRFIGLFGFDPVIWLGKSNTALFSLILMNWLGSHGAGIILYLAAMGGIPKSLYEAADIDHASGWSKFWRITWPLMKPTTLYLLVTGVITSFQVFISVYLMTQGGPNFATTTIAYLIYSTAFNFYEFGLAAAQSFVLAALIIVISIIQFKYFSSDVEY, from the coding sequence ATGCAGACTGCCCCGGCGCAAGCTCGGCCATCACGTCCCCCCATGAAGGGGTACATACGAGAATATGGATGGGCGTATTTATTCATTCTGGCTCCCGTACTGTTGTTTTTGATATTCACGCTCTACCCTGTCGCGTCCGCTTTTCTGATGAGCTTTCAGGAATACAGCGTGATGGGCTCCGAATGGATTGGAGCAGACAACTACACACGGATGGTACAGGATGAAGTGTTCTGGAAATCCATGAGGAATACGGTCATCTTCACGATCGGTACCGTTCCGGTCAACATTGTCATCACGTATGCATTATCCTTTTTTATTTTTCAGATGAAAAATAAATGGCAGACCTTCTTCAAGGCTACGATGTATTTGCCGGCCGTTGCCTCCGGGGTCACCATATCGGTGGTATGGCTCGCGATCTACGATCCGACCCAAGCCGGGCTGCTGAACCGTTTCATCGGTTTGTTCGGATTCGATCCGGTCATATGGCTCGGCAAATCGAACACGGCGCTCTTTTCGCTCATTCTGATGAACTGGCTCGGTTCGCATGGCGCGGGCATTATTCTCTATTTGGCCGCCATGGGCGGGATTCCGAAATCGCTCTATGAAGCCGCGGACATCGACCATGCCAGCGGTTGGTCCAAATTCTGGCGCATTACGTGGCCGCTGATGAAACCGACCACCCTGTATCTGCTGGTGACGGGCGTCATTACGTCTTTCCAGGTGTTCATCTCGGTGTACCTGATGACGCAGGGCGGACCGAACTTCGCGACGACAACCATCGCCTATCTGATTTACAGCACGGCGTTCAATTTCTACGAATTCGGACTTGCGGCGGCGCAATCTTTTGTTCTGGCTGCCTTGATTATTGTCATTTCCATCATTCAATTCAAATACTTCTCGTCCGACGTGGAGTACTAA
- a CDS encoding FAD-linked oxidase C-terminal domain-containing protein, whose product MLESVIREQLAAVVGGKWFKDDPESLVSYSYDATPLYQAMPDGVIFPGSTQEVSDIVKICSKHRIPVITRGAGSNLCGGTIPLQGGLIVVMTRMNKLLEIDADNLTATFQTGLNTKQFHLAVERTGLFYPPDPSSMIICTMGGNIALGAGGLRGLKYGTTKDYVLGLEAVLPDGSILRTGGKLVKDAAGYDLTRLLVGSGGTLAILTEATVKLIPKPSYRKAMVAVYDDLQAAARTVSNIIANHIFPCTLEFMDQPTLQVVEDFAKIGLPVHAKAMLAIEQDGSVEDVERDLKKLEEICLASGAVQLNIAKTPEEGAKVMEARRSALAALSRLRPTTILEDATVPRSKIADMVLEVQRIAQKYDVQICTFGHAGDGNLHPTAMTDARDPEEIHRVEEAFAEIFEAAIAMGGTITGEHGVGIVKAPYLEWKVGEAGIRMMKSIKDAIDPHQIMNPGKLFAETRKRIVFQERTEQAGRDSASNQDQDRKLETS is encoded by the coding sequence ATGCTGGAATCTGTCATTCGCGAGCAGCTGGCCGCCGTGGTTGGCGGGAAGTGGTTCAAGGATGATCCGGAAAGTCTCGTCTCATACAGTTATGATGCTACGCCGCTGTATCAAGCGATGCCGGACGGAGTTATCTTTCCTGGAAGCACGCAGGAGGTCTCCGACATCGTCAAAATTTGCTCGAAGCACCGAATACCCGTTATTACGCGGGGAGCAGGCAGCAATCTGTGCGGCGGCACCATTCCGCTTCAGGGCGGCCTGATCGTGGTCATGACCCGTATGAACAAGCTGCTGGAGATCGATGCGGATAATCTAACCGCGACCTTCCAGACGGGTCTGAATACAAAGCAGTTTCATCTGGCGGTCGAGCGGACGGGGCTGTTCTATCCTCCGGATCCGAGCAGCATGATCATCTGCACGATGGGCGGCAATATTGCCTTGGGAGCCGGCGGGCTGCGCGGATTGAAGTATGGAACGACCAAGGATTACGTACTCGGCCTGGAGGCCGTATTGCCGGACGGCAGTATCCTGCGCACGGGCGGCAAGCTGGTGAAGGATGCCGCCGGGTATGATTTGACCCGGTTATTGGTGGGATCGGGCGGAACGTTAGCCATACTGACGGAAGCCACGGTGAAGCTAATTCCGAAGCCTTCATACAGAAAGGCCATGGTCGCCGTATATGATGACCTTCAAGCGGCGGCTCGAACGGTATCCAACATTATAGCCAATCATATATTCCCGTGCACCTTGGAGTTCATGGATCAGCCGACTCTTCAGGTGGTTGAGGATTTTGCCAAAATCGGGCTCCCGGTACACGCCAAAGCGATGCTGGCGATCGAGCAGGACGGCAGCGTGGAGGATGTGGAGCGGGATCTGAAGAAGCTGGAGGAGATATGTCTTGCTTCCGGCGCGGTGCAGCTGAATATCGCCAAGACCCCGGAAGAAGGGGCGAAGGTGATGGAGGCGAGACGGAGCGCGCTCGCTGCGCTGTCCCGTCTGCGGCCGACCACGATCTTGGAGGACGCAACGGTTCCGCGTTCGAAGATTGCGGACATGGTGCTTGAAGTTCAGCGCATCGCCCAGAAATACGATGTGCAGATCTGCACGTTTGGCCATGCCGGGGACGGCAATCTGCATCCGACCGCGATGACGGATGCCCGCGACCCGGAAGAGATTCATCGCGTGGAAGAGGCATTCGCCGAAATCTTTGAGGCGGCGATTGCCATGGGCGGCACGATTACCGGCGAGCATGGCGTCGGTATCGTGAAGGCGCCTTACCTGGAATGGAAGGTGGGCGAAGCCGGCATCCGGATGATGAAATCCATCAAGGATGCAATCGACCCGCACCAGATCATGAATCCGGGCAAGCTGTTTGCGGAAACCCGAAAGCGCATCGTATTCCAGGAGCGGACGGAGCAAGCAGGGCGGGACTCAGCTTCGAATCAGGATCAGGATCGGAAGCTCGAAACATCGTGA
- a CDS encoding (Fe-S)-binding protein, translating into MNSTHEKLAQSLKLALDEDQLTNCMRCGFCQTACPTFIETGLEAASPRGRIALMKAVVDGLMEPDESFRSQMDLCLGCRACEPACPSDVKYGELIEQTRAAIAAEKPYSLPVRVVRKTFLQGIFPHRGRLKLIGKTLSFYQKSGLQKFARSSGAMKLFPDHLQQLEKALPDVTGDGLEELWSKAGLPYRRETIGSGSKLMVIPASGARVGRVGMFRGCIMDVMFASTNVNTVRLLRQAGFEIVIPEEQVCCGALHAHAGEMDDAKQLAGQNIWAFGEANVDYIASNAGGCGALLKEYDHLMHAEQNERLQQAAVRFAEQVKDISELLSSPGRPLMPIQAESANKTVKVTYQDSCHLRNVMRVQGEPRQLMQQLPGVDMCELQGAEVCCGSAGIYNLTQTEMSTTLLDHKMEHVEATGAEVIVTSNPGCLLQMKWGIERAGKQRIEAVHLADFLAGQVWIEDKGE; encoded by the coding sequence ATGAATTCAACCCATGAGAAGCTTGCACAATCGCTGAAGCTGGCGCTGGACGAGGATCAATTGACGAACTGTATGCGCTGCGGATTCTGTCAGACCGCATGTCCGACATTCATCGAAACCGGGCTCGAGGCTGCCTCCCCACGCGGGCGGATCGCCCTCATGAAAGCGGTTGTCGATGGTTTGATGGAACCGGATGAGAGCTTTCGGAGCCAAATGGATCTCTGTCTGGGGTGCAGGGCATGCGAGCCGGCATGTCCGTCCGACGTGAAATACGGCGAATTGATCGAGCAGACCCGGGCGGCCATTGCGGCGGAGAAGCCTTATTCGCTGCCGGTACGAGTCGTCCGCAAGACGTTCCTGCAAGGGATTTTCCCGCATCGCGGAAGACTGAAGCTGATCGGCAAGACGCTATCGTTCTATCAGAAATCCGGGCTGCAGAAGTTTGCGCGCAGCTCCGGGGCCATGAAGCTGTTTCCCGACCATCTTCAGCAGCTGGAAAAGGCGCTGCCTGACGTAACGGGCGATGGTCTGGAAGAACTGTGGAGCAAGGCCGGCTTGCCCTACCGCCGCGAGACGATAGGGAGCGGTTCCAAGCTTATGGTGATCCCTGCGTCCGGGGCCAGGGTCGGCCGGGTCGGCATGTTCCGGGGCTGCATTATGGATGTCATGTTTGCTTCTACGAACGTGAACACCGTGCGGCTGCTGCGCCAGGCCGGGTTCGAGATTGTCATTCCGGAGGAGCAGGTATGCTGCGGTGCGCTGCATGCCCATGCCGGTGAAATGGACGATGCCAAACAGCTGGCCGGCCAGAATATATGGGCTTTTGGGGAAGCGAACGTAGATTACATTGCAAGCAATGCGGGGGGCTGCGGCGCCCTGCTGAAGGAATACGATCATCTGATGCATGCCGAACAGAATGAGCGGCTTCAGCAAGCGGCCGTTCGTTTCGCAGAACAGGTAAAGGACATCTCGGAGCTGCTGAGCAGTCCGGGACGACCGCTTATGCCGATTCAAGCGGAAAGCGCGAATAAGACCGTCAAGGTCACCTACCAGGATTCTTGCCATCTGCGCAATGTCATGCGGGTGCAAGGAGAGCCTCGCCAGCTGATGCAGCAGCTTCCGGGCGTAGACATGTGCGAGCTTCAGGGAGCAGAGGTTTGCTGCGGTTCCGCGGGCATTTACAATCTGACCCAGACGGAAATGTCGACGACGCTGCTCGATCATAAGATGGAGCATGTGGAGGCAACAGGGGCCGAGGTCATCGTGACCTCGAATCCGGGCTGCCTGCTGCAGATGAAGTGGGGCATCGAGCGTGCCGGTAAACAACGCATCGAGGCCGTTCATCTTGCCGATTTTCTGGCAGGGCAGGTATGGATTGAGGATAAGGGCGAGTAA
- a CDS encoding DUF1343 domain-containing protein has protein sequence MIKVNVRSGIDMLPGIKHEKITGRRLGVITNPTGLTSDFRSSIEVVAGLPESELTALFACEHGLRGQLQAGKHVDDEVDPVFVVPVYSLYGSRRKPDADMLKNVDTVIFDIQDLGVRFYTYMTTLLYVMEACAEHGKSLLVLDRPNPLGGERCEGGFLKPGYESMVGGWHIPINTGMTIGEFACMANDMRGTGCDLDVIKLEGWTRGMEYTDTGFPWVLPSPNIPTMDTVRLYSGTCFFEGTNLSEGRGTTRPFEWIGAPWVNGEELAQAFNAYGLPGVHAHSMYMTPTFSKHQGEGCGGVMLFVTRPAEVEAVRTGLVLLHLVSRMYPDQFQWLSPPEGRSRYFIDLLTGSEDVRRHIHEEAGLQRLVAEWGKDAEQWRTMRAPYLLYGEA, from the coding sequence ATGATAAAAGTCAATGTGCGAAGCGGCATTGATATGCTGCCAGGCATCAAGCACGAGAAAATCACGGGTCGTCGCCTTGGCGTCATTACGAATCCGACGGGGCTCACGTCGGATTTTCGTTCATCTATCGAGGTGGTTGCAGGCTTGCCAGAGTCGGAATTGACGGCTTTGTTCGCCTGTGAGCACGGGCTGCGCGGCCAGCTGCAGGCAGGCAAGCACGTGGATGACGAAGTGGATCCGGTATTCGTCGTGCCGGTGTACAGTCTGTACGGTTCGCGGCGCAAGCCGGATGCTGACATGCTGAAGAACGTGGACACGGTCATCTTCGACATTCAAGATCTTGGCGTGCGCTTTTATACGTATATGACGACGCTGCTGTATGTTATGGAGGCATGCGCCGAACATGGCAAGAGCCTGCTTGTCCTGGATCGACCGAATCCGCTGGGCGGCGAGCGCTGCGAAGGAGGTTTCCTTAAGCCGGGATATGAATCCATGGTGGGCGGATGGCACATTCCGATTAACACCGGGATGACCATCGGCGAATTTGCGTGCATGGCCAATGACATGCGGGGAACCGGCTGCGATCTGGATGTCATTAAGCTGGAAGGCTGGACGCGCGGCATGGAATATACCGACACGGGCTTTCCGTGGGTGCTGCCTTCGCCGAACATTCCCACGATGGATACGGTGCGGCTGTACAGCGGGACCTGTTTCTTCGAAGGGACCAATCTTTCGGAAGGTCGGGGGACGACCCGGCCGTTTGAATGGATCGGCGCTCCATGGGTCAACGGGGAGGAGCTGGCCCAGGCGTTCAACGCATACGGACTGCCCGGCGTCCATGCCCATTCCATGTACATGACCCCTACCTTCTCGAAGCATCAGGGCGAAGGCTGCGGCGGGGTCATGCTGTTTGTGACCCGTCCGGCAGAAGTAGAGGCTGTGCGCACAGGGCTTGTGCTGCTGCATCTTGTCAGCCGGATGTACCCGGATCAGTTCCAGTGGCTTAGCCCGCCGGAAGGACGAAGCCGGTACTTCATTGATTTGCTGACGGGAAGCGAGGATGTCCGCCGGCACATCCACGAAGAAGCCGGACTCCAGCGTCTGGTTGCGGAGTGGGGCAAGGACGCGGAGCAGTGGAGAACGATGCGGGCTCCGTATCTGCTGTACGGGGAGGCGTAA
- a CDS encoding MurR/RpiR family transcriptional regulator, giving the protein MNGGLVRLREVYDSLNPSERKVAAFILQEPAEMIQMSVADLAVRSGSSQAAIVRLCKTMGFKGYQDLKLKVAGDLQEPLATGYQDIRPNDSISAIIQNVSNNNIQSIRDTMKIMEEGMVEEAVLALDQSKRIFMFGVGASNLIGMDAQQKFLRINKVCISFPDPHVQLTSAVLLTPEDAAVCISYSGETDEVIRAAAIAKEKGCKTIGITKYGDSTLSRSVDIPLYTSSTENEIRSGAMSSRITQLNLIDILYLGVASRNYENSVKYLDESRRAIKRL; this is encoded by the coding sequence ATGAACGGCGGATTGGTTCGATTGCGCGAGGTGTATGATTCATTAAATCCGTCCGAGCGCAAGGTTGCAGCCTTCATTTTGCAGGAGCCGGCAGAGATGATACAAATGTCGGTGGCGGATCTTGCTGTCCGAAGCGGCTCCAGTCAGGCAGCCATTGTGCGCCTGTGCAAAACGATGGGATTCAAAGGCTATCAGGATCTGAAGCTGAAGGTAGCCGGAGACTTGCAGGAGCCATTAGCCACCGGATATCAGGATATCCGGCCCAATGACAGCATTTCTGCAATTATACAGAACGTCTCGAACAATAACATTCAATCGATTCGGGATACGATGAAGATTATGGAGGAAGGGATGGTGGAAGAGGCCGTTCTGGCCCTCGATCAGTCGAAGCGCATTTTCATGTTTGGGGTAGGGGCTTCCAATCTGATCGGGATGGATGCCCAGCAGAAATTTTTGCGGATCAATAAGGTATGCATATCTTTTCCGGACCCTCATGTTCAGCTCACCTCGGCGGTGCTGCTGACTCCGGAAGATGCGGCCGTATGCATTTCCTATTCCGGTGAAACGGACGAGGTGATCCGCGCAGCAGCCATTGCCAAGGAGAAGGGGTGCAAGACGATAGGCATTACCAAATACGGAGATTCTACCTTGAGCCGATCGGTCGACATCCCTTTGTACACCTCCTCGACGGAGAACGAGATTCGCAGTGGCGCGATGTCCTCTCGTATTACGCAGCTTAATCTTATCGATATTTTATATCTTGGCGTCGCCAGCCGGAATTACGAGAATTCAGTGAAATACCTGGATGAAAGCCGGCGAGCGATCAAGCGTTTGTAG
- a CDS encoding anhydro-N-acetylmuramic acid kinase, giving the protein MKFSPWKEGRPAIVVGLMSGTSLDGIDAAIVRIQGSGFEASVELLHYYSKPYEPELRQRLRDLCSEENSNSAAVCSMNAYLGYQFGTAVLEAVADAGMRIDEVDLVSSHGQTIWHQPVPEQGDPYSVASTLQIGDISVIAKRTGKLTVGDFRPADMAVGGQGAPFAPYGDLILFRHPERGRLLQNIGGIGNCTALPAGADPSDVLAFDTGPGNMIMDAVAHMLTEGRLPYDEGGTWAARGNPDQVLLREMMAHPYFQAEPPKSTGRELFGHNYAVSFLEQARLRSLSDEDTMATATAFTAHSIADSYVNYVFPHHRMDEVIVTGGGAHNKTLLSMLGELLPEQKVMTSKALGFDDDAKEAVIFALLGNDFMLGVPNNLPAATGARRPTVMGKLALP; this is encoded by the coding sequence ATGAAGTTCTCGCCATGGAAGGAGGGCAGGCCGGCCATTGTGGTCGGCCTGATGTCCGGTACTTCGCTGGACGGCATTGATGCGGCCATCGTCCGCATACAGGGAAGCGGCTTCGAGGCATCGGTTGAGCTGCTGCATTATTATAGCAAGCCTTACGAACCGGAGCTCCGTCAGCGGCTGCGCGATTTGTGCAGTGAGGAGAATTCGAACAGCGCTGCTGTCTGCAGCATGAATGCATACTTGGGGTATCAGTTTGGAACCGCAGTCCTGGAAGCGGTTGCCGATGCCGGCATGCGCATAGATGAGGTGGATTTGGTAAGCTCCCATGGACAAACGATTTGGCATCAGCCCGTACCGGAGCAAGGGGATCCGTATTCCGTCGCTTCGACTTTGCAGATCGGCGATATTTCCGTTATCGCCAAGCGCACCGGCAAACTTACGGTAGGAGACTTCCGGCCCGCTGATATGGCGGTTGGGGGCCAAGGAGCACCGTTTGCGCCTTACGGAGACTTGATCCTGTTTCGGCATCCGGAGCGGGGGAGGCTGCTGCAGAACATCGGCGGGATCGGCAATTGTACGGCGCTGCCCGCAGGGGCGGATCCTTCGGATGTGCTGGCCTTTGATACCGGACCCGGCAATATGATCATGGATGCGGTGGCCCATATGCTGACCGAAGGGCGATTACCCTATGATGAAGGCGGCACATGGGCTGCCCGGGGGAACCCGGATCAAGTCTTATTAAGGGAGATGATGGCGCATCCCTATTTTCAAGCAGAGCCGCCGAAATCAACGGGCAGGGAATTGTTTGGCCACAATTACGCGGTTTCGTTTCTGGAGCAAGCCAGGCTCAGGAGCCTCTCGGATGAGGATACGATGGCCACGGCGACGGCGTTTACCGCACATTCCATTGCCGATAGCTATGTGAACTATGTGTTTCCTCACCACAGAATGGATGAGGTGATCGTAACCGGTGGAGGGGCTCATAACAAGACGCTGCTCTCGATGTTAGGGGAGCTGTTGCCGGAGCAGAAGGTCATGACCTCCAAGGCGCTGGGCTTCGATGACGATGCCAAGGAAGCCGTGATTTTTGCGCTGCTGGGCAATGATTTCATGCTCGGCGTTCCTAACAATTTGCCAGCGGCAACCGGTGCTCGCAGGCCGACCGTTATGGGAAAGCTGGCGCTGCCATAG
- a CDS encoding carbohydrate ABC transporter permease, translated as MKSRSKVIMLIVASVILVVWSVLTIIPMYWMLIGSVQDTKSAASFIPKMIPEVFSVAPYERFFGKTDVMRWLFNSLLISSILTVTNVFLASLAGYAFAKLKFPGNKAVFWILLSTMMIPAQVTLIPLYILMIDVFDLGNTYTAILLPGIVSVGNIFLMKQYMSSLPTSLIHAARIDACGEFGIFWKVILPMAKPGLAVLAIFTFVASWNDFFWPFLVTNSTEMRTIQVGLASFVYADTTDFGALMAGATVAALPMMILFFSLQRYFLQGITIGAVKG; from the coding sequence ATGAAATCAAGATCAAAAGTGATCATGCTGATTGTGGCCTCGGTCATTCTGGTGGTATGGAGCGTTCTGACGATCATTCCGATGTACTGGATGCTGATCGGCTCAGTACAGGACACCAAGTCAGCGGCATCGTTTATCCCGAAAATGATACCGGAGGTATTCTCCGTAGCCCCGTACGAGCGTTTTTTTGGCAAAACCGACGTCATGAGGTGGCTCTTTAACTCCTTATTGATCTCATCCATCCTGACGGTGACCAACGTATTCCTGGCTTCGCTTGCAGGGTATGCTTTTGCGAAGCTGAAGTTTCCGGGGAACAAAGCGGTATTCTGGATTTTGCTCAGCACGATGATGATCCCGGCGCAGGTGACGCTGATTCCGCTTTACATTTTGATGATCGACGTATTTGATCTCGGGAATACATACACGGCGATTCTTCTTCCCGGAATCGTAAGCGTGGGCAACATTTTCTTGATGAAGCAGTACATGTCATCGCTGCCTACCTCTTTGATCCATGCGGCGCGCATCGACGCTTGCGGCGAATTCGGCATCTTCTGGAAGGTCATTCTTCCGATGGCGAAGCCGGGTCTTGCGGTGCTTGCGATATTCACGTTCGTTGCATCATGGAATGATTTCTTCTGGCCCTTCCTCGTGACCAACTCGACGGAAATGAGGACGATTCAGGTCGGTCTTGCTTCCTTCGTCTATGCGGACACGACCGATTTCGGCGCACTTATGGCTGGAGCAACCGTCGCGGCACTGCCGATGATGATCCTGTTCTTCTCGCTTCAGCGCTATTTCCTGCAAGGCATCACCATTGGAGCCGTTAAAGGCTAG